Proteins encoded in a region of the Tripterygium wilfordii isolate XIE 37 chromosome 21, ASM1340144v1, whole genome shotgun sequence genome:
- the LOC119988819 gene encoding putative receptor-like protein kinase At4g00960 isoform X2 — protein MAVFNSDGRIQEPQLLRQIPCFTSVCMIKPTILQTVRTRQILNGSFPLFLMKKTIMASTTCLRATILIPLMQSHCVGEMLSRMIVLVASVMLLLSSRGYVLTRKKQLYDVDGFNQALSGLLTSLRSMAASGGPLRKFAAANATAPDFQTIYALAQCTPDLSESDCNDCLVRNFGNIPDCCEGKRGGRVIGPSCNFRFEVERFYDPSASTTVASPPPPASPPPPPIPASLSPPSTNTTPSQEGKGSASNTTIIVVISTTVPAIIIICVCICIFLRVRKSKKKIEPAVEGVSEIRSADSLQYDFGTIRVATNNFSDANKLGQGGFGAVYKGRLPNGQEVAVKRLSRDSGQGDLEFKNEVVLVAKLQHRNLVRLLGFCLDGHERLLIYEFVPNASLDHFLFDRIKRINLDWEKRYKIIRGIARGLLYLHEDSRIRIIHRDLKASNILLDAEMNPKISDFGMARLFAMDQTQGDTSRIVGTYGYMAPEYAMNGHFSVKSDVFSFGVLVLEIVSGRKNNCFQNGEITEDLLSYAWRNWREGAALNLIDPTTGAGSRNEMLRCIHIGLLCVQENVADRPTMASVVLMLNSYSLSLSVPSEPAFFMNRSIESDMSSSRDSKSRITESNKSQPEIAPPLANEDPITELYPR, from the exons ATGGCAGTCTTCAACTCCGACGGCAGAATTCAAGAGCCAC AATTACTGAGGCAGATCCCTTGTTTCACTTCTGTTTGTATGATAAAGCCAACTATACTGCAAACAGTACGTACCAGGCAAATCTTGAACGGGTCCTTTCCTCTGTTTCTAATGAAGAAAACGATTATGGCTTCTACAACTTGTCTGCGGGCAACAATTCTGATACCGTTAATGCAATCGCACTGTGTAGGGGAGATGCTAAGCCGAATGATTGTCTTAGTTGCATCAGTAATGCTACTATTGAGCTCAAGAGGCTATGTCCTAACCAGAAAGAAGCAATTATATG ACGTGGATGGATTTAATCAGGCCCTGAGTGGCTTGTTAACTAGTCTAAGAAGCATGGCTGCATCAGGTGGTCCCCTTCGCAAGTTTGCCGCAGCAAATGCAACAGCTCCAGATTTCCAAACAATTTATGCCCTTGCCCAATGTACTCCTGATTTGTCTGAGTCGGACTGTAACGACTGCCTTGTCAGGAATTTTGGAAATATACCAGATTGTTGCGAAGGAAAAAGAGGGGGGAGGGTCATTGGGCCAAGCTGCAATTTCAGGTTTGAGGTTGAGCGCTTCTATGACCCCTCAGCGAGCACAACGGTtgcatcaccaccaccaccagcatCTCCCCCACCACCTCCAATCCCAGCATCTCTCTCACCCCCATCAACTAATACAACACCATCACAAG AGGGCAAGGGTAGTGCATCTAATACCACCATCATTGTAGTTATTTCAACCACCGTTCCTGCAATTATTATTATCTGTGTCTGCATCTGCATCTTTTTAAGAGTGAGAaagtcaaaaaagaaaatcGAAC CTGCGGTTGAAGGTGTGAGTGAGATTAGAAGCGCCGACTCCTTGCAATATGATTTTGGCACCATTAGAGTTGCAACAAACAACTTTTCCGATGCCAATAAGCTCGGACAAGGTGGCTTTGGTGCTGTTTATAAG GGTAGGCTTCCTAATGGACAAGAAGTAGCTGTAAAAAGACTGTCTAGGGATTCTGGACAGGGAGATCTAGAATTTAAAAATGAAGTCGTCTTGGTGGCCAAGCTTCAACACAGGAATTTAGTGAGGCTTCTTGGCTTTTGCTTAGATGGACACGAAAGGCTTCTCATCTATGAGTTCGTTCCTAATGCAAGCCTTGATCACTTCCTATTTG ATCGCATCAAACGCATAAATTTAGACTGGGAAAAGCGCTACAAAATCATAAGAGGAATTGCACGAGGACTTCTTTACCTTCATGAAGATTCTCGTATACGTATTATTCATCGCGATCTCAAGGCTAGCAACATTTTGCTAGATGCAGAGATGAACCCAAAAATTTCTGATTTTGGCATGGCAAGATTGTTTGCAATGGACCAAACTCAAGGAGATACGAGTAGAATTGTTGGAACCTA TGGATATATGGCTCCAGAGTATGCGATGAACGGACACTTCTCAGTTAAGTCAGATGTTTTCAGTTTTGGGGTCCTAGTTCTCGAGATTGTGAGTGGTCGGAAAAATAATTGCTTCCAAAATGGTGAGATCACTGAGGACCTTTTAAGCTAT GCTTGGAGAAATTGGAGGGAAGGGGCAGCTTTGAATCTAATAGATCCCACAACAGGTGCAGGGTcaaggaatgaaatgttgagaTGCATCCACATTGGATTGCTCTGTGTTCAAGAAAATGTAGCCGACCGACCAACTATGGCCTCAGTTGTTCTAATGCTTAATAGCTACTCACTCAGTCTTTCAGTACCCTCAGAACCAGCGTTCTTCATGAATAGAAGCATTGAATCCGACATGTCATCCTCGCGAGATTCCAAATCAAGGATAACAGAGTCTAACAAAAGCCAGCCAGAAATCGCTCCACCATTGGCAAATGAGGATCCAATTACAGAGCTGTATCCCAGATAG
- the LOC119988819 gene encoding cysteine-rich receptor-like protein kinase 29 isoform X1 produces the protein MGFSFSGMHFGILILIHFIFFRITEADPLFHFCLYDKANYTANSTYQANLERVLSSVSNEENDYGFYNLSAGNNSDTVNAIALCRGDAKPNDCLSCISNATIELKRLCPNQKEAIIWYDYCMFRYSNRSIFGTMETGNTFYMWNINNVSDVDGFNQALSGLLTSLRSMAASGGPLRKFAAANATAPDFQTIYALAQCTPDLSESDCNDCLVRNFGNIPDCCEGKRGGRVIGPSCNFRFEVERFYDPSASTTVASPPPPASPPPPPIPASLSPPSTNTTPSQEGKGSASNTTIIVVISTTVPAIIIICVCICIFLRVRKSKKKIEPAVEGVSEIRSADSLQYDFGTIRVATNNFSDANKLGQGGFGAVYKGRLPNGQEVAVKRLSRDSGQGDLEFKNEVVLVAKLQHRNLVRLLGFCLDGHERLLIYEFVPNASLDHFLFDRIKRINLDWEKRYKIIRGIARGLLYLHEDSRIRIIHRDLKASNILLDAEMNPKISDFGMARLFAMDQTQGDTSRIVGTYGYMAPEYAMNGHFSVKSDVFSFGVLVLEIVSGRKNNCFQNGEITEDLLSYAWRNWREGAALNLIDPTTGAGSRNEMLRCIHIGLLCVQENVADRPTMASVVLMLNSYSLSLSVPSEPAFFMNRSIESDMSSSRDSKSRITESNKSQPEIAPPLANEDPITELYPR, from the exons ATGGGCTTTTCTTTTTCAGGAATGCATTTTGGTATTCTGATTCTCATACACTTCATTTTCTTCAGAATTACTGAGGCAGATCCCTTGTTTCACTTCTGTTTGTATGATAAAGCCAACTATACTGCAAACAGTACGTACCAGGCAAATCTTGAACGGGTCCTTTCCTCTGTTTCTAATGAAGAAAACGATTATGGCTTCTACAACTTGTCTGCGGGCAACAATTCTGATACCGTTAATGCAATCGCACTGTGTAGGGGAGATGCTAAGCCGAATGATTGTCTTAGTTGCATCAGTAATGCTACTATTGAGCTCAAGAGGCTATGTCCTAACCAGAAAGAAGCAATTATATGGTACGATTATTGCATGTTTCGTTATTCTAATCGCTCCATCTTCGGAACCATGGAAACTGGTAATACTTTTTATATGTGGAATATCAATAATGTATCAGACGTGGATGGATTTAATCAGGCCCTGAGTGGCTTGTTAACTAGTCTAAGAAGCATGGCTGCATCAGGTGGTCCCCTTCGCAAGTTTGCCGCAGCAAATGCAACAGCTCCAGATTTCCAAACAATTTATGCCCTTGCCCAATGTACTCCTGATTTGTCTGAGTCGGACTGTAACGACTGCCTTGTCAGGAATTTTGGAAATATACCAGATTGTTGCGAAGGAAAAAGAGGGGGGAGGGTCATTGGGCCAAGCTGCAATTTCAGGTTTGAGGTTGAGCGCTTCTATGACCCCTCAGCGAGCACAACGGTtgcatcaccaccaccaccagcatCTCCCCCACCACCTCCAATCCCAGCATCTCTCTCACCCCCATCAACTAATACAACACCATCACAAG AGGGCAAGGGTAGTGCATCTAATACCACCATCATTGTAGTTATTTCAACCACCGTTCCTGCAATTATTATTATCTGTGTCTGCATCTGCATCTTTTTAAGAGTGAGAaagtcaaaaaagaaaatcGAAC CTGCGGTTGAAGGTGTGAGTGAGATTAGAAGCGCCGACTCCTTGCAATATGATTTTGGCACCATTAGAGTTGCAACAAACAACTTTTCCGATGCCAATAAGCTCGGACAAGGTGGCTTTGGTGCTGTTTATAAG GGTAGGCTTCCTAATGGACAAGAAGTAGCTGTAAAAAGACTGTCTAGGGATTCTGGACAGGGAGATCTAGAATTTAAAAATGAAGTCGTCTTGGTGGCCAAGCTTCAACACAGGAATTTAGTGAGGCTTCTTGGCTTTTGCTTAGATGGACACGAAAGGCTTCTCATCTATGAGTTCGTTCCTAATGCAAGCCTTGATCACTTCCTATTTG ATCGCATCAAACGCATAAATTTAGACTGGGAAAAGCGCTACAAAATCATAAGAGGAATTGCACGAGGACTTCTTTACCTTCATGAAGATTCTCGTATACGTATTATTCATCGCGATCTCAAGGCTAGCAACATTTTGCTAGATGCAGAGATGAACCCAAAAATTTCTGATTTTGGCATGGCAAGATTGTTTGCAATGGACCAAACTCAAGGAGATACGAGTAGAATTGTTGGAACCTA TGGATATATGGCTCCAGAGTATGCGATGAACGGACACTTCTCAGTTAAGTCAGATGTTTTCAGTTTTGGGGTCCTAGTTCTCGAGATTGTGAGTGGTCGGAAAAATAATTGCTTCCAAAATGGTGAGATCACTGAGGACCTTTTAAGCTAT GCTTGGAGAAATTGGAGGGAAGGGGCAGCTTTGAATCTAATAGATCCCACAACAGGTGCAGGGTcaaggaatgaaatgttgagaTGCATCCACATTGGATTGCTCTGTGTTCAAGAAAATGTAGCCGACCGACCAACTATGGCCTCAGTTGTTCTAATGCTTAATAGCTACTCACTCAGTCTTTCAGTACCCTCAGAACCAGCGTTCTTCATGAATAGAAGCATTGAATCCGACATGTCATCCTCGCGAGATTCCAAATCAAGGATAACAGAGTCTAACAAAAGCCAGCCAGAAATCGCTCCACCATTGGCAAATGAGGATCCAATTACAGAGCTGTATCCCAGATAG
- the LOC119988819 gene encoding cysteine-rich receptor-like protein kinase 10 isoform X3: protein MPLFYFFLHSTYQAAVEGVSEIRSADSLQYDFGTIRVATNNFSDANKLGQGGFGAVYKGRLPNGQEVAVKRLSRDSGQGDLEFKNEVVLVAKLQHRNLVRLLGFCLDGHERLLIYEFVPNASLDHFLFDRIKRINLDWEKRYKIIRGIARGLLYLHEDSRIRIIHRDLKASNILLDAEMNPKISDFGMARLFAMDQTQGDTSRIVGTYGYMAPEYAMNGHFSVKSDVFSFGVLVLEIVSGRKNNCFQNGEITEDLLSYAWRNWREGAALNLIDPTTGAGSRNEMLRCIHIGLLCVQENVADRPTMASVVLMLNSYSLSLSVPSEPAFFMNRSIESDMSSSRDSKSRITESNKSQPEIAPPLANEDPITELYPR from the exons AtgcctttattttatttttttttacattccaCCTATCAAGCTGCGGTTGAAGGTGTGAGTGAGATTAGAAGCGCCGACTCCTTGCAATATGATTTTGGCACCATTAGAGTTGCAACAAACAACTTTTCCGATGCCAATAAGCTCGGACAAGGTGGCTTTGGTGCTGTTTATAAG GGTAGGCTTCCTAATGGACAAGAAGTAGCTGTAAAAAGACTGTCTAGGGATTCTGGACAGGGAGATCTAGAATTTAAAAATGAAGTCGTCTTGGTGGCCAAGCTTCAACACAGGAATTTAGTGAGGCTTCTTGGCTTTTGCTTAGATGGACACGAAAGGCTTCTCATCTATGAGTTCGTTCCTAATGCAAGCCTTGATCACTTCCTATTTG ATCGCATCAAACGCATAAATTTAGACTGGGAAAAGCGCTACAAAATCATAAGAGGAATTGCACGAGGACTTCTTTACCTTCATGAAGATTCTCGTATACGTATTATTCATCGCGATCTCAAGGCTAGCAACATTTTGCTAGATGCAGAGATGAACCCAAAAATTTCTGATTTTGGCATGGCAAGATTGTTTGCAATGGACCAAACTCAAGGAGATACGAGTAGAATTGTTGGAACCTA TGGATATATGGCTCCAGAGTATGCGATGAACGGACACTTCTCAGTTAAGTCAGATGTTTTCAGTTTTGGGGTCCTAGTTCTCGAGATTGTGAGTGGTCGGAAAAATAATTGCTTCCAAAATGGTGAGATCACTGAGGACCTTTTAAGCTAT GCTTGGAGAAATTGGAGGGAAGGGGCAGCTTTGAATCTAATAGATCCCACAACAGGTGCAGGGTcaaggaatgaaatgttgagaTGCATCCACATTGGATTGCTCTGTGTTCAAGAAAATGTAGCCGACCGACCAACTATGGCCTCAGTTGTTCTAATGCTTAATAGCTACTCACTCAGTCTTTCAGTACCCTCAGAACCAGCGTTCTTCATGAATAGAAGCATTGAATCCGACATGTCATCCTCGCGAGATTCCAAATCAAGGATAACAGAGTCTAACAAAAGCCAGCCAGAAATCGCTCCACCATTGGCAAATGAGGATCCAATTACAGAGCTGTATCCCAGATAG